A segment of the Sphingopyxis sp. OAS728 genome:
CGACGCAATCGAAACACCGCGTGAGGTGAAGCGCCTAGTGGGGGCCTTTGCTGTGCTTGAAGAAGCGGTCCGCGGAGAGATATCGCCGTTTGATGTCCTCGGCTATTGCTGGCTAGCCACTAAAGCGCCCGCACTCCGTGATGCAATTGCTGCAAAAATTGAGGAACTAGTTGACGATCCGGGAGAGTTGGAAATGGTCCGGCGCGTTTCCGTTCAAATGGACAAGGGCCGCGCCCCGGACGTCACTTCTGTTCTTGGGCCAAGCGCGGCAGCTCATAAACATGTGCTCGAATTGCTCTTTCCGAGATTCACAGATCGAGGGGTAGCGGGCAGTGGGAATAGGCTGTCTCGTCGGAAAAATCTCATCCGAATGTTGTATCTCGGAAATCCACCAGGCATGATTCCTAGGAGAGAGATAGAGGCCCTGTGGATGCTCTGGGCCGCAGATCTCACTTCGAAGCTCCTTGAAACGTCTAGTGAGGGAAAGCTTCCGGATTTACTCGATCGCATTGAAGATCTGCTACCCGATCTGCCTGAAGCTGGCGATGACGAGTTCTGGTCGAAACTTTCCGACGTATTCGTGCGAGATCATGATTGGCTCGATGGCCCCAACAGTGCGAATGAACTTTCACGTGACGCGGCGCGATCGTTGGCACGGCTCGCAGCTCGTGATGTGCGTCAGATACCAAGAGTAAGGAAAGTTCTCGAAGCGTTGATCAGGGAGGGTGATCTAGTGATTGCTCCTTGGATTCTTCGGAATGAAATGCGCGCTAACGGGCTCTCCAGAAACTCGCCTAGCGGTTCATCACAAGCACTATATGATAAAACGCAAGTCGAGGATCTCATGCGCCGTGAGTTTCCCCGATATCGAACCGCAATCTTGAGCGGCCTAGCCCTGCGTAGGTTACCGAATATGGAAATATTTTATGCGCTTCTTAACGCGTCCGCTTGGGACGAGCACCTCCGAGAAAACCTCACTCAACAACTTATCGGAGCGGAAGCTATTGGCACTTTCGCCGGACTAATTGTGCCACCAGGATACGCCACCGAACTTAATACAATAAATGAGTTCTGTAATGCTGAAGTTCTCAA
Coding sequences within it:
- a CDS encoding P-loop NTPase fold protein — translated: MLEIVYGAAGYTRYLSGMKLPFDARQDRAIRDEYGDKLERGPFVDSLVRALVRVDRDDRGITKSAEATGYVVGLTGKWGLGKSSVLNLLALKLGSMDRVIVAQFNPWLLGKGDELLTGFFNALRAAVGRNRSEEFNALRDELDRYWGAILFSSKVTIAATDVGTSAGFFEKILPKSIKSKPISPEDERSVLEKKITDLRCAVVVLIDELDRVEDDDVKAVARLIKAVGEIRGVSYLVAYDPKRVAEALGGGRTDECREAGNSYLEKIVQHPIPLRPLFRGDAMALLDAALEQHKSALPEEPTEAERDIRDRVLDAIETPREVKRLVGAFAVLEEAVRGEISPFDVLGYCWLATKAPALRDAIAAKIEELVDDPGELEMVRRVSVQMDKGRAPDVTSVLGPSAAAHKHVLELLFPRFTDRGVAGSGNRLSRRKNLIRMLYLGNPPGMIPRREIEALWMLWAADLTSKLLETSSEGKLPDLLDRIEDLLPDLPEAGDDEFWSKLSDVFVRDHDWLDGPNSANELSRDAARSLARLAARDVRQIPRVRKVLEALIREGDLVIAPWILRNEMRANGLSRNSPSGSSQALYDKTQVEDLMRREFPRYRTAILSGLALRRLPNMEIFYALLNASAWDEHLRENLTQQLIGAEAIGTFAGLIVPPGYATELNTINEFCNAEVLNARVGDLLADPAAFPDPWIKESVNRLHRTLNGRDPHFDD